The Anastrepha ludens isolate Willacy chromosome 2, idAnaLude1.1, whole genome shotgun sequence genome contains a region encoding:
- the LOC128854775 gene encoding glutamate receptor ionotropic, kainate 2 isoform X1, translating into MAKVHPHSVPHFVATLHSIYLVLTLLIALNCVQIASAEKTEKTNVGLIYESTNPHMEKLFEMAIAKANEDSDGALQLSGISVPIQPGNAFETSKKLCKILRQNLVAVFGPTTDMAAKHAMSICDAKELPFIDTRWDFGVQMPTVNLYPHASQLAVVLKDLVVALEWTDTFTIIYETGEFLPMVNELLQMYGTNGPRITVRRYELDLNGDYRNVLRRIKNSGDYSFVVVGSTETLPEFFKQAQQVGLMTNDYRYIIGNLDLQTMDLEPFQHGDTNITGIRLVSPDTESVEELAKALYETDNPFQNVSCPLTTSMALVYDGVQLLAETFKHVMFLAVSLNCNDASSWDKGYTLVNYMKSLSLSGLTGEVNFNYEGLRTDFALDVIELAPSGMQKIGEWKTGVGFIPNRPPPTVVEPDQRSLVNKSFVVITAISEPYGMLKETAVKLEGNDQYEGFGIELIEELGKKLGFSYTFRLQEDNKYGSFNPKTGKYDGMMLEIIEGRADMGITDLTMTSIREEGVDFTIPFMNLGIAILFRKPMKEPPKLFSFMSPFSGTVWMWLGIAYLSVSLTLFILGRISPTEWDNPYPCIEEPTELENQFSFPNCLWFSTGALLQQGSELAPKAYSTRTVASIWWFFTLILVSSYTANLAAFLTIESLSSPIESAEDLAANKGGVKYGAKVGGSTFTFFQDAKYPTYQKMYEFMSEHPEYMTSTNAEGVDRVENDNYAFLMESTTIEYITERRCSLTQVGSLLDEKGYGIAMRKNWQYRDILSQAVLELQEQGVLTKMKTKWWKEKRGGGACSDTSSEGGAVALELSNLGGVYLVLIVGSCFGVLVAILEMVLGVKERSDENKVSFKTELIEEFRFVMQCSGNTRPVKYPKNSSRSRSRSSRSRSRSHSRSSSKDSSLSVDSMPMDESKLHHINEHSKHSK; encoded by the exons ATGGCAAAGGTGCATCCACATAGTGTGCCCCATTTCGTGGCAACATTACATAGCATTTACTTAGTATTGACACTTCTGATTGCGTTGAATTGCGTGCAAATTGCAAGTGCAGAGAAGACAGAGAAGACAAATGTCG GCCTAATTTATGAAAGCACCAACCCACATATGGAGAAGCTCTTTGAAATGGCTATCGCTAAAGCGAACGAGGACAGCGATGGAGCCCTACAGCTGAGCGGCATTTCTGTACCCATCCAACCAGGCAATGCCTTCGAAACGTCAAAGAAACTCTGCAAAATATTGCGG CAAAATTTAGTAGCCGTGTTTGGTCCCACCACAGATATGGCTGCCAAGCATGCGATGAGCATTTGCGATGCCAAAGAGCTGCCATTCATCGATACACGATGGGATTTTGGTGTGCAAATGCCAACAGTTAATTTGTATCCACATGCCTCACAGCTGGCGGTAGTGTTGAAAGATTTAGTAGTGGCGTTGGAATGGACGGATACCTTCACAATCATCTACGAAACGG GTGAATTTCTGCCTATGGTGAATGAATTACTGCAAATGTATGGCACCAATGGGCCCAGAATCACTGTACGCCGCTATGAGCTGGACTTGAATGGCGACTATCGTAATGTGCTGCGACGCATTAAAAATTCCGGTGATTACTCCTTTGTTGTAGTGGGTTCAACAGAAACGTTGCCTGAATTTTTCAAACAG GCTCAACAAGTGGGCCTTATGACTAATGACTATCGTTACATAATCGGTAATTTGGATTTGCAAACTATGGATTTGGAGCCTTTTCAGCATGGTGACACCAACATAACTGGCATACGCTTGGTCTCACCGGATACGGAAAGTGTGGAAGAATTAGCAAAAGCATTATACGAAACGGATAACCCTTTTCAAAATG TGTCATGTCCTTTGACCACCAGCATGGCTTTGGTTTACGATGGCGTTCAGCTGCTCGCAGAAACATTCAAGCATGTAATGTTCCTTGCGGTGTCATTAAATTGTAACGACGCCAGCTCATGGGATAAGGGATACACGCTCGTCAACTATATGAAATCG CTAAGCTTAAGTGGACTCACCGGTGAAGTGAATTTCAACTATGAAGGCTTGCGTACAGATTTTGCGTTAGATGTTATTGAATTGGCCCCATCGGGCATGCAGAAAATAGGCGAATGGAAGACTGGGGTTGGCTTTATACCTAATCGACCACCACCCACGGTAGTGGAGCCGGATCAACGCTCGTTGGTGAACAAGAGCTTCGTAGTTATAACGGCTATA AGTGAACCTTACGGCATGCTAAAGGAGACTGCTGTCAAATTGGAAGGCAATGATCAATATGAAGGCTTTGGCATTGAGTTAATCGAGGAGCTGGGTAAAAAATTGGGTTTCTCCTACACCTTCCGCTTGCAAGAGGATAATAAATATGGTTCATTCAATCCGAAAACGGGCAAATATGATGGTATGATGTTGGAAATAATCGAAGGG CGAGCCGACATGGGCATCACCGATTTGACTATGACATCCATAAGGGAGGAAGGGGTGGATTTCACTATACCGTTTATGAATTTAG GTATCGCCATCTTGTTTCGCAAGCCGATGAAGGAGCCACCCAAACTCTTCTCATTTATGTCACCATTTTCGGGTACTGTATGGATGTGGCTGGGCATTGCCTACTTGAGTGTCTCACTCACGCTCTTCATTTTGGGACGCATTTCGCCAACAGAGTGGGATAACCCGTATCCATGCATCGAGGAACCCACCGAATTGGAGAACCAATTTAGTTTTCCTAATTGCTTGTGGTTCTCCACAGGTGCCCTATTGCAACAAGGCTCTGAATTAGCGCCAAA AGCGTACTCAACGCGTACTGTGGCCTCAATTTGGTGGTTTTTCACGTTGATTTTGGTCTCCTCGTATACCGCAAACTTGGCCGCTTTCCTGACGATAGAATCGCTGAGCAGTCCCATTGAAAGCGCTGAGGATTTGGCCGCCAATAAGGGTGGTGTTAAGTATGGCGCGAAAGTTGGTGGTAGCACATTTACGTTCTTTCAG GACGCCAAGTATCCAACATATCAGAAAATGTACGAGTTTATGAGTGAGCATCCGGAATATATGACATCAACCAATGCGGAAGGAGTGGATCGTGTGGAAAATGATAATTATGCATTTTTGATGGAGTCCACTACTATTGAGTATATCACAGAGCGACGTTGTAGTTTAACTCAAGTTGGTTCGTTGCTCGACGAAAAGGGTTATGGAATTGCGATGCGAAAGA ATTGGCAATACCGCGATATACTCAGTCAGGCTGTGCTGGAGTTGCAGGAGCAAGGCGTACTCACAAAAATGAAGACAAAGTGGTGGAAAGAGAAGCGAGGTGGCGGTGCATGCTCG GATACAAGCAGTGAAGGTGGTGCAGTGGCCTTAGAGTTAAGCAACTTAGGTGGCGTTTACTTGGTATTGATAGTAGGTTCATGCTTCGGTGTCCTAGTGGCCATCCTTGAAATGGTTTTGGGCGTGAAGGAACGTTCCGACGAGAATAAG